A section of the Campylobacter concisus genome encodes:
- a CDS encoding response regulator transcription factor: protein MQVILFTQNSALNNIWRSYFTGNSDVKFIHNRKEFFSHINDNVDIIGIDIDVFKDNIDDVIKNIIEKSPNIKILILSNRPTINEGKHLLTLGIKGYANSHMRKTHFEDAFETIFNGNIWLYQEFVQAMISELSGSYINSESEKADKRTDLSELSSREREIADLIYQGLTNNEISEKTGITLRTVKAHTSSIYSKLNVKDRIGLVLLMKQLDA, encoded by the coding sequence ATGCAAGTTATTTTATTTACACAAAATAGTGCATTAAACAATATTTGGAGAAGCTATTTTACTGGCAATAGCGATGTGAAATTTATACATAATAGAAAAGAGTTTTTTTCTCATATAAATGACAATGTTGATATTATAGGCATTGATATTGATGTTTTTAAAGATAATATTGATGATGTTATAAAAAATATAATTGAAAAGTCACCAAATATAAAAATACTCATACTCTCAAATAGACCAACGATAAACGAAGGCAAGCATCTGCTTACACTTGGAATCAAGGGCTATGCAAATTCCCACATGAGAAAGACTCACTTTGAAGATGCTTTTGAAACTATTTTTAATGGAAATATATGGCTTTACCAAGAATTTGTTCAGGCAATGATTAGTGAGCTAAGCGGCTCATATATTAATAGTGAAAGTGAAAAGGCAGATAAAAGGACTGATCTCTCTGAGCTTAGTTCAAGGGAAAGAGAAATTGCAGATTTAATCTATCAGGGTCTAACAAATAATGAAATTTCAGAAAAAACAGGTATTACACTAAGAACAGTCAAAGCACATACAAGCTCGATTTATAGTAAGCTAAATGTAAAGGATAGAATAGGGCTTGTGCTTTTAATGAAGCAGCTTGATGCATAA